The following are encoded together in the Chiroxiphia lanceolata isolate bChiLan1 chromosome 8, bChiLan1.pri, whole genome shotgun sequence genome:
- the ARID5B gene encoding AT-rich interactive domain-containing protein 5B isoform X3: protein MAPNLKGRPRKKKPCPQRRDSLNGIKDSNNNSESKAVAKVKCEAKSALPKPKSNNNSNCKKGSSEDKSKIAVGEECRADEQAFLVALYKYMKERKTPIERIPYLGFKQINLWTMFQAAQKLGGYETITARRQWKHIYDELGGNPGSTSAATCTRRHYERLILPYERFIKGEEDKPLPPVKPRKQDNSSQEGEVKTKVSGTKRIKNENQKSKKEKDNAQKPQDASEISSEQEKDQESTDQKNFPEHPAVGETKQPVQGPPPILPETARTLPLEKTDLAENSTNSEKAKEEAQHSSSFSSISVPPEEDTVLDATVTKRLYAPTDAPEDTKPEQRLHKAFTDSLEREPPEMPFTAFPVHLPTQSDMEDEKLPEMADYIANCTVKVDQLGNEDIHNALKQTPKVLVVQNFDMFKEKELPGSMSDDSTFGYTPLLYSKGNPGIMSPLAKKKLLSQVTGATLSCSYPYGSPPPLISKKKLNSRDELSSGISQGPRAPNSDPVAINRPSVIQHVQSFKTKEERKSINDVFKHDMLSKPDPQCCDFSKHHLSSLAESYVLKSDIQDCKDKMSEKRALQHSHVPAFLADFYSSPHLHSLYRHTEHHLNNEQTSKYLPRDMFRESENISTFTQHKHQEKLNLNYRPSLHQQEKKATVEASSDDQPTDLSLPKSIHKQTAKALGSSLPHSSMAQQECKGISGFQAASSQAVNLDCNPKACRVSPMAMTVPKKHSELLHRSGKQQAQRLENLRKMEGMVHPIISRRTSPQNVGAARPLKRNLEDLDKVISEKKIRAVSPLHLPKETPVKDKVPDPEGEGSKSVHGLHSGNMLESHKFPLSAPIFPGLYPGSLCTGLNNRLPPGYSHPLQYLKNQTVLSPLMQPLALHSFMVQRQFLTSPANSQQLYRHLAAATPVGSSYGDLLHNSIYPLAAINPQAAFPPSQLSSVHPSTKL from the exons ATGG CGCCAAATCTTAAAGGCAGACCGCGCAAAAAGAAGCCATgcccacagagaagagattcaTTAAATGGCATTAAGGATTCCAACAataattctgaaagcaaagctgttGCCAAG gtaaAATGTGAGGCTAAGTCAGCTCTGCCCAAACCCAAGAGTAACAACAACAGCAACTGTAAGAAAGGCTCAAGTGAGGATAAATCAAAGATTGCCGTAGGTGAAGAATGCAGAGCTGATGAGCAGGCTTTCCTTGTGGCtctttataaatatatgaaagaaaggaaaacaccaaTTGAACGAATACCCTATTTAGGTTTTAAGCAGA TTAACCTTTGGACTATGTTTCAAGCTGCTCAAAAACTGGGAGGATATGAAACA ATAACAGCCCGTCGACAATGGAAACATATTTATGATGAATTAGGTGGTAACCCTGGAAGCACAAGTGCTGCTACATGTACTCGCAGACATTATGAAAG ATTAATCCTGCCATATGAAAGATTTATTAAAGGAGAGGAAGATAAGCCACTGCCTCCAGTGAAACCTCGAAAACAGGATAACAGTTCCCAGGAGGgtgaagtgaaaacaaaagtgTCTGGAACAAAACGcatcaaaaatgaaaaccaaaagagcaagaaggaaaaagataatGCACAGAAACCCCAAGATGCATCTGAG ATTTCATCAGAACAAGAGAAGGATCAAGAATCAACAGACCAGAAAAACTTCCCCGAACACCCTGCAGTGGGAGAGACAAAACAACCCGTGCAAGGCCCTCCACCTATTTTACCAGAAACAGCTCGAACACTGCCTCTGGAAAAGACAGACCTGGCAGAAAACAGCACCAACAGTGAGAAAGCCAAGGAGGAGGCTCAGCACTCCTCCTCTTTCTCAAGTATATCTGTGCCCCCAGAAGAAGACACCGTGCTGGATGCCACTGTCACAAAGCGATTGTACGCCCCAACAGATGCCCCAGAAGACACAAAGCCTGAACAAAGACTACACAAAGCTTTTACTGACAGCTTGGAAAGAGAACCTCCAGAAATGCCCTTCACAGCTTTCCCAGTCCACCTGCCCACTCAGAGTGACATGGAAGACGAGAAATTGCCAGAGATGGCCGATTACATCGCAAACTGCACAGTGAAAGTGGACCAGCTGGGAAACGAGGATATCCACAATGCACTAAAGCAAACACCCAAAGTACTGGTGGTGCAGAACTTCGACATGTTCAAGGAAAAGGAACTGCCTGGGTCCATGAGTGATGACTCCACTTTCGGTTACACGCCACTGCTGTACTCCAAGGGTAATCCAGGCATCATGTCACCCCTGGCAAAGAAGAAGCTGCTGTCACAGGTCACCGGGGCAACGCTGTCGTGTAGCTATCCTTACGGTTCTCCTCCACCTTTGATCAGCAAAAAGAAACTCAACAGCAGAGATGAACTGTCTTCAGGCATATCACAAGGTCCCCGTGCCCCTAATTCTGATCCTGTAGCAATTAATAGGCCTTCAGTCATACAACATGTACAGAGTTTTAAAACCAAGGAGGAAAGGAAGTCAATTAATGATGTTTTTAAACATGACATGCTAAGTAAACCAGATCCTCAGTGCTGTGATTTTTCAAAACATCACCTCAGTTCTCTTGCCGAGTCATACGTACTGAAGTCAGATATCCAGGACTGCAAAGATAAAATGAGTGAGAAAAGGGCACTGCAGCACTCCCATGTGCCCGCTTTCTTGGCAGATTTTTATTCATCACCTCATCTGCACAGCCTTTATAGGCACACAGAACACCACCTTAATAATGAACAGACATCAAAGTACCTCCCCCGGGACATGTTCAGAgagtctgaaaatatttctacttttaCTCAACACAAACACCaagaaaaactaaatttaaattatCGCCCATCTTTGcatcagcaagaaaaaaaggcaacgGTGGAGGCCTCTTCAGATGATCAGCCAACAGATTTGAGTCTTCCAAAGAGCATACACAAACAGACTGCAAAGGCTCTGGGCTCCAGCCTCCCTCATTCATCCATGGCCCAGCAAGAGTGCAAAGGTATCTCCGGGTTCCAGGCTGCGAGCAGCCAGGCAGTGAACCTAGACTGTAACCCCAAAGCTTGCCGCGTGTCCCCCATGGCCATGACAGTCCCAAAAAAACACAGCGAGTTGCTCCATAggtctgggaagcagcaggcCCAGAGGCTGGAGAACTTGAGGAAGATGGAGGGGATGGTACATCCTATCATCAGCCGCAGAACGAGCCCACAAAACGTGGGGGCTGCCCGACCTTTGAAACGGAACCTGGAAGATTTGGACAAAgtcatttctgagaaaaaaatccgAGCTGTCTCTCCTCTGCACTTACCAAAGGAGACCCCAGTGAAAGACAAGGTTCCCGACCCAGAGGGGGAAGGCAGCAAGTCAGTGCATGGCCTCCATTCTGGCAACATGCTGGAAAGCCACAAATTTCCCCTCTCAGCCCCCATCTTCCCAGGCTTGTATCCGGGAAGCCTGTGCACAGGGCTCAACAATCGCCTCCCACCCGGGTATTCTCATCCCTTGCAGTACTTGAAAAACCAG